A genomic window from Lotus japonicus ecotype B-129 chromosome 1, LjGifu_v1.2 includes:
- the LOC130727673 gene encoding uncharacterized protein LOC130727673: MGGSSATPNFRDFEADSSCRVPESQRRNEGYHGLSGFRDISSNSTSSETRRRVVLCDCGVQSPLVTTWTGVNRGRRFYGCGLFEVHRKKVCNFFQWHDADDDNCNAREKKLIVVLTKKNEELQKKERILVASLFMSMFVILVLLVAYVRK; encoded by the exons ATGGGAGGATCTTCAGCCACTCCTAATTTCAGGGATTTTGAAGCTGATTCGAGTTGCAGGGTACCTGAATCGCAAAGAAGAAATGAAGGTTATCATGGGTTGTCTGGCTTTCGCGATATTTCATCCAACTCGACTAGTTCTGAGACGAGGCGACGAGTAGTGCTGTGTGATTGTGGTGTTCAAAGTCCATTGGTGACAACATGGACTGGGGTCAATCGTGGAAGGAGGTTTTATGGTTGTGGGCTGTTTGAG GTGCATCGTAAGAAGGTATGCAACTTCTTCCAATGGCATGATGCTGATGATGACAATTGTAATGCTAGGGAGAAGAAGTTGATTGTTGTCTTAACCAAGAAGAATGAAGAGCTGCagaagaaagagaggatccTAGTTGCCTCTTTGTTCATGTCAATGTTTGTGATCCTTGTGTTGTTGGTAGCTTATGTAAGGAAGTAG
- the LOC130727680 gene encoding uncharacterized protein LOC130727680, which translates to MATGKKGVSKKTPRRPKKKTPTKETVVPETVVPEKMVPEKTPFSKLDFWLNGDLPANYVSRPTAPHKITMSVYHGGELTFDPTMPYPSGLCEVWHPYDVDLISSIELGKIVKYLGYARFKCLWYRHVQSDGSVSFSPLSNDEEVRQFIEDVKDIAEVDLYVEHIVEEADIVPLIAYKSAEDTPDVLQVDSDSDDEDYSEGWRPNWNGDTVHGLFEVERDKDKYAVNVALRSCACRRWDLTGIPCVHAVACMWYNHHVPENYVDMAYRRHTFLNTYSHIILPNNGPKLWPEVEAAPLNPPYVRRAPGRPKKQRNKANDEPRNPNRLRRISSTVRCRRCGEPGHNKRTCKGKTAADRTIPVGGNQANTQVLQPEQRRTQGTGTRTRGQRRNAQSEPGESSAQGAANYQPAPTPPANFQSQQTAAPSSQPQHIATAYSQPAPTATTSQPNAPRRRGRKRNAEAISGTQ; encoded by the exons ATGGCGACCGGCAAAAAAGGTGTGTCGAAGAAGACCCCTCGAAGGCCAAAGAAGAAAACTCCGACAAAAGAGACGGTGGTCCCAGAGACGGTGGTCCCAGAGAAGATGGTCCCAGAGAAAACTCCGTTTTCAAAATTGGACTTTTGGCTCAATGGAGATTTGCCCGCAAACTATGTTTCCAG GCCTACTGCTCCCCATAAGATAACCATGAGTGTGTATCATGGGGGTGAATTGACATTTGACCCAACTATGCCCTATCCAAGTGGGCTTTGCGAAGTCTGGCATCCGTATGATGTGGATCTCATTTCATCCATTGAATTGGGTAAGATTGTAAAATACCTGGGATATGCCAGGTTCAAATGTTTGTGGTATAGGCATGTTCAAAGTGATGGCTCTGTCAGCTTTAGTCCACTTTCCAATGATGAAGAGGTTAGACAATTCATTGAAGATGTTAAAGATATAGCTGAAGTTGATCTATATGTTGAACACATAGTGGAAGAGGCAGATATTGTTCCTCTAATTGCTTACAAGAGTGCTGAAGATACTCCTGATGTGTTGCAAGTTGATTCTGATAGTGATGATGAG GACTATTCAGAAGGCTGGAGACCTAACTGGAATGGTGACACTGTACATGGACTATTTGAAGTTGAGAGGGACAAGGATAAGTATGCTGTCAATGTTGCTCTCAGGTCATGCGCTTGTAGGAGATGGGACCTGACTGGGATTCCCTGTGTGCATGCTGTGGCTTGTATGTGGTATAATCACCATGTTCCAGAGAATTATGTGGACATGGCATACAG AAGGCACACATTTCTGAATACCTACTCCCACATAATCCTCCCAAACAATGGGCCCAAATTATGGCCAGAAGTGGAAGCTGCACCTCTAAATCCACCTTATGTGAGGAGGGCCCCGGGAAGGCCTAAAAAACAGAGGAACAAAGCAAATGATGAGCCTAGGAACCCTAATAGGCTGAGGAGGATTAGTTCCACTGTGAGATGTAGAAGGTGTGGAGAGCCTGGACACAACAAGAGAACCTGCAAAGGTAAAACTGCAGCTGATAGGACAATCCCAGTAGGAGGCAATCAG GCAAATACTCAAGTTCTTCAACCTGAACAAAGAAGGACTCAAGGTACGGGGACTAGAACTAGAGGTCAGAGGAGGAATGCTCAATCTGAACCAGGGGAATCTTCAGCTCAAGGTGCTGCAAATTATCAGCCTGCACCCACTCCTCCAGCAAATTTCCAGTCTCAACAAACTGCTGCTCCATCTTCTCAGCCTCAGCACATAGCTACTGCATATTCTCAACCTGCACCTACTGCGACAACATCCCAGCCAAATGCACCAaggaggagaggaagaaagagGAATGCAGAAGCAATTAGTGGCACTCAGTAG